The Solea senegalensis isolate Sse05_10M linkage group LG4, IFAPA_SoseM_1, whole genome shotgun sequence genome includes a region encoding these proteins:
- the lhfpl4a gene encoding LHFPL tetraspan subfamily member 4 protein isoform X2 produces MLPSQEASKIYHDNYMRNSRTIGVLWAIFTICLAIINVVVFIQPYWIGDSVNTPQAGYFGLFHYCVGNVKSNREISCQGSFSDFSSIPSGAFKAASFFVLMSMVLILSCIGCFALFFFCNTAMVYKTCAWTQFLCAVCLVLGCVIFPNGWDAEVIRDMCGEDTGRYSLGNCSVRWAYILAIIGILDALILSFLAFVLGNRQSDVLQEELKADSRD; encoded by the exons ATGCTGCCTTCTCAAGAAGCCTCCAAAATCTACCATGACAACTACATGCGCAACTCCAGGACCATCGGTGTCCTTTGGGCCATATTCACCATTTGCTTGGCCATCATCAATGTAGTGGTCTTCATCCAGCCATACTGGATTGGTGACAGTGTCAACACTCCCCAGGCTGGCTACTTTGGCTTGTTTCACTACTGTGTGGGCAACGTGAAGTCCAACAGGGAGATCTCCTGCCAGGGCAGCTTCTCCGATTTCAGTTCCATTCCATCTGGAGCCTTCAAGGCAGCCTCCTTCTTTGTGTTGATGTCCATGGTTCTTATCCTCAGCTGCATAGGCTGCttcgctctcttcttcttctgcaacaCCGCCATGGTCTACAAGACGTGTGCATGGACACAGTTTCTATGTG cTGTTTGTCTGGTGCTCGGCTGTGTGATCTTCCCGAACGGCTGGGATGCAGAAGTGATTCGGGACATGTGTGGAGAGGACACAGGCAGATATTCTCTGGGCAACTGCTCGGTGCGCTGGGCTTACATCCTCGCCATCATCGGCATCCTGGACGCCCTCATCCTCTCCTTCCTGGCCTTTGTGCTGGGGAACCGCCAGAGTGACGtcctgcaggaggagctgaaggCTGACAGCAGAG ATTGA
- the lhfpl4a gene encoding LHFPL tetraspan subfamily member 4 protein isoform X1 has translation MLPSQEASKIYHDNYMRNSRTIGVLWAIFTICLAIINVVVFIQPYWIGDSVNTPQAGYFGLFHYCVGNVKSNREISCQGSFSDFSSIPSGAFKAASFFVLMSMVLILSCIGCFALFFFCNTAMVYKTCAWTQFLCAVCLVLGCVIFPNGWDAEVIRDMCGEDTGRYSLGNCSVRWAYILAIIGILDALILSFLAFVLGNRQSDVLQEELKADSRDLSRSRIDTQNPMKARCAIQRYN, from the exons ATGCTGCCTTCTCAAGAAGCCTCCAAAATCTACCATGACAACTACATGCGCAACTCCAGGACCATCGGTGTCCTTTGGGCCATATTCACCATTTGCTTGGCCATCATCAATGTAGTGGTCTTCATCCAGCCATACTGGATTGGTGACAGTGTCAACACTCCCCAGGCTGGCTACTTTGGCTTGTTTCACTACTGTGTGGGCAACGTGAAGTCCAACAGGGAGATCTCCTGCCAGGGCAGCTTCTCCGATTTCAGTTCCATTCCATCTGGAGCCTTCAAGGCAGCCTCCTTCTTTGTGTTGATGTCCATGGTTCTTATCCTCAGCTGCATAGGCTGCttcgctctcttcttcttctgcaacaCCGCCATGGTCTACAAGACGTGTGCATGGACACAGTTTCTATGTG cTGTTTGTCTGGTGCTCGGCTGTGTGATCTTCCCGAACGGCTGGGATGCAGAAGTGATTCGGGACATGTGTGGAGAGGACACAGGCAGATATTCTCTGGGCAACTGCTCGGTGCGCTGGGCTTACATCCTCGCCATCATCGGCATCCTGGACGCCCTCATCCTCTCCTTCCTGGCCTTTGTGCTGGGGAACCGCCAGAGTGACGtcctgcaggaggagctgaaggCTGACAGCAGAG ACCTCTCTAGATCGAGG ATTGATACCCAGAACCCCATGAAGGCACGATGTGCAATCCAGCGCTACAACTGA